The Fusarium falciforme chromosome 8, complete sequence region AGAGATCACTCCAAGGACGCTTGCCCACCATGATGCTTTCGGATATCTGGAGCGCTCGCTGAAGCTCTCTGTTAATGACCCTCATAGAAGAGCGAGTGATATTGAAAGTTGCACACATGGAGGGATAGGCTGGGGTGATGACAGGCATCAGATGAAACGAATCTCCCTTGTATAGCTAAGGCAGGATTAGAAATGGGTTCTTGGGGGCATCGCTGACAAGACTCTTGACATACTCTTGGATTCCAGACTCGGACGGGAAGTGGCCCATTCTCGATGGGCTTGAGAAGCACAGGTTGCGGCCAGCGCCACTggctgatgacgaggaagaacttgttgacgatgacggaTGGCGTGGCTTTGGGGTAGAGCTGGCAGACACGTGCGACGAGCATTGCCCAAGCTACACCACCGGGGAAACCCATGATGTTGGCGTAGACGGCGCGTCGTTGTGCCCAGAGCTTGATGGCGCGCAGCGCAAGCTTGAAGGTGCTCTGCTCGGGTACCAATGTCAGGATTTCGTCCGTCACTCGTGTGCCGTTGAGCGATCGCAGCTCTGCCTCGTCCAACCCGCGTAGTAGGCCCGAGTCCTTGAGATCCTTGAATTCGGGAGGGAGCTGTTTCTGGATGATCCTAGAGAAAATCAAGTCAATGCTTATGCCAGAGTACTCAAATTTGATAATGGGCACAAAGGCGTCCGTCACAACGGCCAGGCCGGTGATGGCATCTTTGGGGGCCATTGAAACGAGCAGATCGGGAAAGTATTTGAAGTAGTCGTCTCGAGTGACGTATTTGGGCGCAACGATGAGGGTATCGATATCGGATCCTGGGCCGTAAACACCAAGTCGGTAGCTGCCGTAGGTGAAGACCCTGCCTCGCGCATTGCGGATGAGGACATCGTTCTTGGGTTCTTTCTCTTGAGCGACTTGACGGATGAACGCGTTGGTGATATTTTGAATCGACGCGAGAACTTCCTCTCTACAGCCGAATTTGTCAGTCCCCGTGCTCGAATTTGCAAAACACGATCAAAACCTACCGCTTGGCCGTGTCTGCCGGACTCTCAAATGTCTTTTGACGtttcagctcctcgaggagagcATCAGTGGCCCGCAATTCTGCATCGGTAGGGAGCTGTGACGAGATGGGCGGCGTGACGCCGTAAGCCTGATCGGTAGTCATGGCTTCGGCGCAAGAGGCACCTGTCGAGGTCGGCGAATTCGGCGCCGGAGGTGAGGAACGTCAGGGTGGGAGCGATCGAGGCGGGGATCGAGGTCGGCGTGATGACGAAGAGCTTGGAAGCCAAGGCGTGGTCGAGGGAGCGATTCAGCTGGTGTGATCGAAGGCAACGGTACTCTGCTATAGCCCAGGCCTTCAAGCCTCTCCAAGGGTAGCGCAAGGGAGGCGCCGTGCAGGCGAGGGCGCTGGGACTCTGGTATGTAAACAAATACTGGCGATGGCTGGTTGAAGGAGGTAAGGGATGGCCTAAGAAACAGGATATCGCGGGTATTTGTTGTGGTGTGAAGAGGACAGCGAGGTTGAGCAACTCAGAGTGAGAGAGTCGCTTCGGACTGGCTCTTACGAGGCGCGGCAAGGCTGCACAAACGCGGTGGTGGCAGAATCCCAATGCTTGAAGAGTGGGTCCAACTCCTGAGTTCAGTACGTCTGACCTCGAATTTTGTGTGCCTCTGTACCGGGCTGTTAAAGTGGAAGAGGGAACTACCGAATCAGGCAATTTATTTGggaaataaatatttctcAATGCATGCGCAATGAGGGGCTCCCTTGGTGCTTATTTTCCTCTTGCGAATTTGCCCTGAATAGTCACGATGAATGAGTGACATGCACGAGGCTGGGCTTGTGATAAAAAATATTGTATTGCATCACATCGCAGGCAAATCGTCTCGCGATATTCACTTAAGAGACACCGATCCCCTGAGACGCACGTAAGACATCAGTCTTGGCGCACCATCCAACCGCCTGCTTTCCCGCTGACGCTCGCCCGCACTGGCGCCCCCTTACAGGCAAATGCAGCCACTCTCAGCCCTCATTCTCTGCTGACCGTGCCGCTGCTGTGGTGCCGTGAGTGGCCGACATGCACTGAGCGGGGTCCGAGTATGCGATTGACCGGGGCGTGAACCCACATCCCAGCCCGCCTGCCCTGTCACGGCCCTGCCACTTACTGACACTAAGTACAACGCGAAAACGCGGTACGAACTTTAAAGGGCATTTTATTTGCTATAGTTGGCGATACATTGATTGACGACACGACTCATCCCACATCCCCATAGCGACCTTAAGGGCGAGAGATAACCGGTTCAAGGAGAAAACTGTCGCCGGCTGCGTCTTTCAACTCTGTCCTTTGTCCATTACGCATCCTCTCTTCGCAGCTGCACCCTCGCGGCCTTTGCATTATGCCGCCCTCGGCCAAGAGGGCCTCCAGGGCTCGCCGCGAACCGCGTAAAGCAGCTGCCACTTCACCCGCCGAGATCCAAGAGTCTTCACCTACCCGCCCAGCAAAGCGTCGCAAGAAGGTATGTAGCAAACGAAACGACTATCTGGCTGCGCCTTGCCTTGATcgcagcctcagccttgcCCGCACGCTCCCGCTGACAACTGAGCCTCTCACGCAGGtccaagaagaggaagaaccCCCCGCGCCCGACGGCGACCAACTGGTGTCCCAGATCGCACAGCACCTCCGGAACCAGCCTGTACAGGCCAGTAAAGACCACGCAAATGCTATCCATCAGGCCAACGGGGACGGAGTCAAGGCCTACGCCAAGGTTACTGCCCAGGACTGGACCTTTTACATCACCAAGTTGGTCGTGAATATCGGCCGAGCACCCGAAACCTCGCATGCATCccacgccgccgcctccggagccgacgacgatgaccaAGTACACATTGATCTGGGCCCCAGCAAGATGGTGTCGCGTGAACACGCTACCATCTCCTTCGAGTCCAAGGATGAGAGGTGGTTCCTTCGTGTCAAAGGCCGCAACGGTGCCAAGGTGGATAACCAACCACTCAAGGCTGGTCACGCCCACCCTCTCACCAGCGGAGAAGTCATCGAGATTGGCAACGTCGAGATGATGTTCGTTCTTCCTACCGAGATCTCCCCCCTCAACGTCCACCCAGTCTTCCTCCAACGCGCCGGCCTCAGTGCAGACTCACCCCAGTCGCGATCATCACGCCGGCAACCCCTCATCGCTCCGGCCCCGCCGGAATACAAGCGCCCAGGCACGCCACCGTCAGCTCAAAGCCATTCGAAATCACCAGCCGCAAGTACCCCGGCCGTAATGATCGGGGCCAACGGAGTAGACCTAAGCCAGGACGAGAATCAGCACATTAAGCCCCAATACAGCTACGCTCAGATGATAACACAAGCCATCCTGAACGCGCCTGACGGGAAGCTCAATTTGAATGGCATCTACACATACATTACAAACACTTACGCTTACTATCGTCACCAGCAAGCTGCTGGTTGGCAGGTGAGAACTGTCCTAAGGGTCTACCCCTCATTCGGTTGCTGACTAGTCCTAGAACTCGATCCGACATAATCTGTCTCTGAATAAGGCGTTCGACAAAGTAGCTCGGTCCACAGACGAGCCGGGCAAGGGCATGAAATGGCAAATTGTCCCAGAAGTTAGAGAGGAGATGGTGCGGAATGCCTATCGTGTTGGTCGCGGCGGCCATCGTGGATCGTCTGCGCCCTCGTCCCCCAGCCAGCTCGCCTACATCACCCATGGCCCCAGGGATATGGCATCCAGAGAGCCTCCCTCTGCTCGCAAGCGAAGAGCCTCGCCCCCAGCTTCACCACCTCCAAGATCATCGCTACCGATCGCACAATCGACTCCGGACCGGCCATCTGATCGATCATTTGGGAGAAATGCCACTCTAACTATCGATGGAAGTCCACTGCCCCGCCCCAGGAAGACCCCCGGAAGGGATTCGTCATTCTCAGTATACCAGCCTCAGTCACCCACGCTCACCTCTTCGTATCAAGAAGACGGGGGGTCCTTCGTCACACCCGCACCACCAAGAGTCCATCCCAAACTCGCGCCTCCAAGTACAGCACAGCGACCCAGTCAACATATGCCGACAAGTTCACCAGCACCTTTCTGGAAGTACGCAGACATTGGCAGCACTCCTCTCAAACCGCTTGGGGGTTATGACATAAGTCCAACAAAGGCTGGTGGTGATCTGCCACCACAGAGCAGCAGTCCTCCCCGTGGAAACAAATCTCCTCCAAGTAGTCCATCACGTCGCCAAAGGTCCAGCCCACACCCGGTCACTGAACCAGCTGAagtcgaggaggaaggagGGTTTGATCTTAGCAAGTACGTTTTGAGGTGCTCAATTGTCCCTCTGATCACAAGCTAACATGATGTTTCTAGGGGCTTTCAGAGTATCGGTTCTTACCACGCACCCGTCGGGAGAGGCGCATCCATTTTGGAAGGGCGTATGTAAAATGTTCATAACTGGGTCTTGTTGGTTTTTTGTATAACGGGAAGGGGTCGGAGCTGGTCTTTGAACCATGTACATTTTGAGCTGCCTGGCCTACTGCGAGGTGGTCCCTGATTACTGGCGTACTGAGGATGTGTCACGGAGACGAATGGAATGCACTGATGAATACATGCTGGGTCAGGGATTTGAGTTAGGTTGACTGGCGTATTGCTCACAATGCATGGATGCTGCCAATATGGGTTCACTTGAGAGTTCGTAGTGGGAGATGGTATGCAAAAAAGAACGGGCAAACCACGCCCAGAGTTGAATATCGCCATGTGTAAGAGTGAAGATCGTCCTCGCCCAGTGGCCTAGAGCCTTTTTTTTGTGTCATATATACATAAGTTGGAACCGCGCCTCGAGATGCAAGTATGTTTGACCACGCCGCCGTCCATCCACCATCCTATGCCCACCTCAAAGGTCCATTTTCCGTATCCATACCAGCCAACTACCACAATATACAGAATGCCTTTTTTGTTTTTACTTTCCCGCCCATCTACTTGTACACAGCGGCGAGCCAATATCTCAGCCACATGGAGCATCATAGAGATCTTCGTAAACAGTCGTG contains the following coding sequences:
- a CDS encoding Poly(A) polymerase, with the protein product MTTDQAYGVTPPISSQLPTDAELRATDALLEELKRQKTFESPADTAKREEVLASIQNITNAFIRQVAQEKEPKNDVLIRNARGRVFTYGSYRLGVYGPGSDIDTLIVAPKYVTRDDYFKYFPDLLVSMAPKDAITGLAVVTDAFVPIIKFEYSGISIDLIFSRIIQKQLPPEFKDLKDSGLLRGLDEAELRSLNGTRVTDEILTLVPEQSTFKLALRAIKLWAQRRAVYANIMGFPGGVAWAMLVARVCQLYPKATPSVIVNKFFLVISQWRWPQPVLLKPIENGPLPVRVWNPRLYKGDSFHLMPVITPAYPSMCATFNITRSSMRVINRELQRALQISESIMVGKRPWSDLFVKHTFFTQGYKYYISVISSAKSKEDHKIWSGYVESKVRMLVQKLEQHPSIALAHAFNKGYERHHRCHNDKEIAAVQDGSLDYLCTEKTEETPVAKSEPAVAELPIKPESEEDSKPIQSEPETTESDGVAKVEAVKSEPSDEVKPVAPGVTDVYTTTHYIGLELSGGAKSLDLSYQVEEFKELCTSWQKYKDELKTTVSIGVQHVRNFNLPDDVFDADEKKPQRKPAGAKGAANGKKRGPPEENPPPAKRQQASVAAAG